TCAACAGCTTACCAACCAAAACAACCAGAAGGGGATGGCAAGCCCGCACCACATCGCGATGGAGCTCGTCGGTCCCAAGGCCGGCGGATCCTCCTCCGCCGTCGCCGTCCACCACatgttcgtcgtcgtcgtcgacggcgTTGAGTCGGacatccacgagggcacgctacACGGCAGTCCCGGCAAGGTCACCGTCACCAGCCCCGGGAACCTCTCCGCCGACGGCCTCCGTAGCGTCGTCGTGCGCGGCGGGGGAGGGGGCGCCGTCGTGTTCACCCTGTGCGGCGACGCGGCAGCCGAGGGCGTGGAGTCCGCGTCCTTCGTCCAGTGCGGCGCGACGCGCGTCGACGGCGCGCGGGAGGTGTCGGTCTCGCGGTGCCGGTCCCTGGAAGCGGAGCAGGCCGGCAAGGTGACGGTCGAGAGGTGCCGGGAGGCGCGGCTCCGAGGCGGCGGGCTCCTCCGCGCGACCCGCTGCAGGCGGGCGGACGTTGAGAGCTTCGGCGAGGTCCGCCTGGCGCGCTGCAAGGGGGTGCGCGCCGACTGGTGCGGCAGCCTGGAGGTGCAGATGTGCAGGGCGGTCGACGCCAGCCGGTGCGGTGCCGTGAGCGGCGACCGCTGCCGCCGCGTCAACGTCGCCGGGTGCGGCAGCGTCGCCGTGACCCACGCCGTGGTCAAGACGGTGGAGGAAGAGCAGCTGCAGTCGCAGCAAACCGTGTCTCCGCAGTCCAGTGAGTAAGCACCAGATCAGCAGCGGCAGTGAATTCGAAATTGCTTGTAATTCCTTGTTGTCTGTACGAAATTGCGGAAGTTTCTGGAACTAAGAGATCGCTACTCGACGGATCGCGTTTAAATGTATGATGAATACGCCATGTTTCATTGCTTCTACTGGTTTGATCTCTTCCAAGAACTCTCACCTTGGACTTGTTGAATCTTTCTACTCAGCAAATTTTGAATGTCGAATGTTATAGTGCACATAATAATGGATGTACCAAGTGTAAAACGTGTTCTAAGTTCAGGAAACAGAAACTTAGACGCCCTCCGCTCCACGACTCCGCGCTGGAGGCGAGTGGCACCCAGTGTCAAGGTAACGCTTGGGACTGATCTACTTCATAAAATTCAGTTTCACTCCATCAAATTCATTTTAAAgcagtttcatacagaaactgtaACTCTTTTAGGATAGTGTCCAGCTTCAAAAATAAGAAATTTTGTGGAAAGAATATATTTGATTGGATGAGTGAGGATaaacgaaggggtatccacttactagTGACAGTGATAGGCAATTACTTCCAATTCCAGCTTCTACATTTTCTTGAAGCACTTTCTAAAGAGTTTCACAAAAAACATGGAGTTGTATCCGAGATTCTAAATTTTTTTGCGGAGCGGCATATGTTATGAAGCTACCTCGTTTGGCTTGTGTTTTCTAGAACGGAACTGAATTTTAAGAAGCGAAATAGTCCCAAACAGACCCTAAATCATGGGGCTGCTAAAAGCTCCGCTTCACGGAGAGCTGTCGAACAGGGGCTTAGACTATTTGAGTGAGAATGTTAGTTACACACGCAAACACATCAGTGAAAAGTTAAACTACAGGGATCAAAACTTAAGATTGTATTATTATATCATTGACTTATAAGTTCTTTGACTTATGGATGCAACATTCATTTTATGGATATGCTCCCTCATTTCTGAATATAAgcccttttagagattttaataCAGGCTACGTATGAAGCAGTGTAGTGAAATCTTTAGAAGTGTTATATACTCTTCCTGTCTTAAAATAAGTGTTTTAACTTTGtattagctctagtataaaattatattaagtttcagacagttattttgggacagaaggAGTATTTAGGAACACAGGTAATATAAGTTTCACAGAATTCAATGACTAAGGTTACAGAGAGTTCAATGACCAATATTATATGCAAATTGAAATGTAATAGTTGTAAAATTTACTCAATTATGTTGAGTAGGGCAATGCATAGTAGCACGTCGATGTTTTTTGTCGAATTACATGGATTTCCTATCAAAACAAAATATATTTCGTTTACTGATGTTAGTTCAATCTATAATCATACGTCTTGTGATATTAAACCTAAAGCCAAAGAGGGCTCCGTTGAATTAAATAATTTAAACTCGATGTTTGAATtgcaaaaacgtcttacattaAGTAGCAGAGGCAGTAGTTATTAATATTTTTTAGTCTGATAATTTAATTGTGAAGGTTTAAACATTGATAAACATTTAGTTGATGGTATATACAACTATTGATTTGGTATATTGACTAATTTTATCTTTTAGTGATATAAAGATGTCCTCTAAGTCAAGTTCTTCAGCAAGTAAAACATCGAAATCTAGCAGTTGAGGTATTATTTACACCGAATGAGATGGCTCAAGCGCagaaaatgaaaacaaaaaatttaattcTGAATTTAGATTGAAGATAGACCATGTCCATGCAATTTTGAATAGGTGTATGGATTACAAAAAATGCTCTGTGAAATCAaatatgctctcgtgaagttccctgaaattaaaaagggttttttttctttgagaaaacgcaaagactttgtgacgtaggaatttttttgtttagatgcactctcccctctcgtagatggtcatcaacaTGGATAGATCTTAGTGTGCACGTAGGAAacttttggtttcccatgcaacgttcccccatagtggaatcatgagctaggtctatgcgtagatgccatcccgagtagaacacaaaggagtttgtgagcATTGATATTCATGTTTCTGTcattcttagtcttttcttgattcgacggtattgttggatgaagcggcctggaccaacattactcgtacacttatgagagaccggtttcatcgactaatatgcaacttgttgcataaagatgactgacgggtgtttgtttctccaactttagtttaatcggatttaaccgaggcggaccttggagaaggttaaatatcaatttgcatatcaccgttgtgtttttgcgtaagtaagatgcgatcatactagatacccataggagacacgtaaaatatgcaacaacaaattagaggacgtgtaacttatttttgcagggtatgcatgtgatgtgatatgaccaaagacatgatatgatatatttgatgtatgagatgatcatattgtaatagttaaatatcgacttgcacgtcgatgctatggcaaccggcaggagccatagggttgtctttaattatttttgcacccggtgatgctttactttatcgctagttcggtagccttagtagtaacaacataggtgGCGccgcaacctcgatggcagcacaatgatggagatcatggtgtggcaccggtgacgatggagatcatgttgatgctttggtgatggagatcaagaagcacaagttcatgaccatatcatgtcacttatgttttgcatgtgatgttaatccttttatgcaccttatttttcttaggacgacggtagcattataaggtaatccctcgctaaaatttcaagataaaattgtgttctccccgactgtgcaccgttgcgacagttcgtcgttttgagacaccacatgatgatcgggtgtgatagactctacgttcacatacaataggtgcaaagcagttgcacgcgcggaacactcgggttaaacttgatgagcctagtatgtacggacatggcctcggaacacaagagaccaaaaggtcaaacatgagtcatatagtagatacgatcaacatagagatgttcatcattgaagctaactcaactcacgtgatgatcggacttgagttggtgaatttggatcatgtgtcactcaaatgactagagggatgtcaatttgagtgggagttcttaagtaatatgattaactgaacttattatcatgaacatagtcaatatgtctttgcaaattatgttgtagcttgtgctgtagctccactgtttttgatatattcctagagaaaacttagttgaaagatggtagtagcaattatgcgaactcggtctgtaaactgaggattgtcctcattgctgcaaagaaggcttatatccttaatgcaccacccGGTGTGCTACCCTCATGtgttgtctgtggatgttgcggacATCTGACATAcccgttttgatgactacgtgatagttcagtgtggaatgcttaacagcttggaattaaggcgcccaagacgttttttaacgtcacggaacatataagatgttccaagagctgagatttggatttcaggctcgtgcctgtgttgagaggtatgagacctccgacaagattctttgtctacgaagtaagggagaaaagctcaatcgttgagcatgtgctcagattgtctgagtactacaatcgcttgaatcgagtgggagttgatcttccaaataagatagtgattgacatagttctccaaagtcactgtcaccaaactactagagcttcgtgacgaactatagcatatcatgaatacacaagatgatccctgagttattcacgatatttgacaccgcgaaagtagaaatcaagtaggagcatcaattgttgatggttagtaaaaatactagtttcaagaagggcaagggcaagaagggatacttcatgaatgacaAACATGTTgccgctctagtaaagaaacccaaggttgaacccaaactcgagactaagtgcttttgtgatgaggggaacggtcactgaagcggaactacccaagGTActtgtagataagaaggttggcaaagtcgacgaaagtatattggatatacgtgatattgatgtgtaccttgctagtactcctagtagcaccggggtattagataccggttcagttgctaagtgttagtaacttgaaattatagctacagaataaacggatactagcaagggtgaggtgacgatgtgtgttggaagtaattccaaggttgatgtgatcaccatcgcacgctccctctactttcgagattagtgttgaacctaaatattgtttggtgtttgcattgagcatgaacatgattggatcgtgtttattgcaatacggttattcatttaaagagaataatggttactctgtttacttgaataataccttcaatggtcatgcacctaatatgaatggtttattgaatcttgatcgtagtggtaCGCATGTTCATAATaccgatgccaaaagatacaaagtagtaatgataataccacttacttgtggcactgccacttgagtcatattggtataaaactcatgaagaagctccatgctgatggatctttggactcagtcGTTTttaaatcgtttgagacatgtgaaccatgcttattggtgtaaacgcataaagaaactccatgcagatggatcgtttggactcagttgattttgaatcacttgacacatgcaaatcatgccagctAGGCATGATGACTAAAGGCcacgttttctagtgagatggaacaagaaagtaacttattggaagtaatacattttgatgtatgcattccaatgagtgccgaggcacgtagtggatatcgttatgttcttacttcacagatgatttgagtagatactggtatatctacttgatgaaacacaaagtatgaattattgaaaggttcaagtaatttcagagtgaagttgaagatcgtcatgataagaggatgaaatgtctacgatatgatcgtagagatgaatatttgagttgcgagtttggtacacatttaagacaatgtggaaattgtttcacaactaatgccacctggaacaccatagtctgatggtgcgtCCAGACatcgtagccgcgccctattaaggtatggtgcatactatgatgtctcttatcgaattaccactatcgttttaaggatatgcattggagataacaacattcactttaatagggcaccgcgtagttccgttgagatgacatcgtatgaactatggcttggagaaacctaagctattgtttcttaaaagtttgggtctacgatgcttatgtgaaaaagtttcagcctgataagctcaaacccaaagcggataaatgcatcttcataggataccaaaaatagttgggtatacctcctatctcagatccaaaagtgaAGTGTTTGTTTTAGGAAACAGATCatttctcaagaaagagtttctctcaaaagaattgagtgggaggatggtggaacttgatgaagttttgaaccatcacttcaatcagagagtagaagggtgcatgaagttgttcatgtggcgcctacaccagttgaagtggaagccgatGATGGTGAACATGAAGcttaggatcaagttactaccaaacctcataggtcgacaaggacacacgctactccagagtggtacggtaatcctatcttggaggtcatgttgatggagaagcgatggtgggcccggattccgacaaatggctggagaccataaaatccgagagaggatccatgtatgaaaacaaagtgttgactttggaagaactacttgatggtcgtaagactgttaagtacagatggatatttaaaaggaagacagacgatgatggtgaaagtcgccatttagaaagctcgacttgttggaaAGAGGTTTTTCGACAAgttgaaggagttgactacgatgagactttctcactcgtagcgatgctaaaagtttgttggaattatgttagcggtTGATGCATTTTtaattatgaaatattgcagatggatgtcaaaacattgtttcctcgacggtttcttgaggaaaggttgtgtgtgatacaaacagaaggttttgtcgatcctaaggatgctaacaagtatgcaagctctagcgatccttctaagaactgaagtaagcatctcggagttggaatatgcgctttgatgaaaTGATTaaggcttttgggtttatacaaagtttatgagaaacttgtatttccaaggaagtgagtgggagcactatagaatttctgatgagtatatgtggttgacatattgttgatcggaaatgatgtagaatttctgtaaagcgtatagggttgtttgaaaagtgtttttcaaaggaaaacctggattgagctacttgaacattgagcatcaagatctatagagatatatcaaaacgcttaataaaactttcaaatgaatacataacgtgacaagattttgaaggagttcaaaatagatcagtcaaagaaggagttcttgactgtgttgtaaggtgtgaatattgagtaagactcaaagcccgacaacggcagaagaaagagaaaggacgaaggtcgtcccctatgcattagtcgtaggctctatagtatgctatgttgtgtaccgcacctaatgtctgTCTTGCCATGAATCAGTCAAGATGtataaaagtgatccaggaatggattactcgacaacggtcaaaagttatccttagtaactagtggactaaggaatttttctcgattgtggaggtgataaaagagtttgtcgtgaagggttacgtcaatgcaagctttgacactaatccggatgacctggtgtagtaaaccggattcgtatagtggagcagtcatttcgaatagttccaaatggcacgtggtagcagcatctacaggataacaaatagatttgtaaagcacacacggatctgaaagtttcagacccgttgactaaaaacctctctcccaagcaatacatgatcaaaccccagaactgtatgggtgttagattcattactatcacatagtgacgtgaactagattattgactctagtgtaagtgggaaactgttggaaatatgccctagaggcaatattaaattggttattattatattttcttgttcatgataatcgtttattatccatgctaaaattggattgaatggaaactcgtatacatgtgtggatacatagacaacacattgtccttagtaagcctctagttgactagcttgttgatcaatgatggttaagatttcctagccatagacaagtgttgtcacttgataacgggatcacatcattaggagaatgatgtgatggacaagacccaaactatgaacgtagaatgTGATTGTGTtcttttattgctactattttctgcatgtcaagtatatattcctatgaccatgagattatgtaactcactgacaccggacgaatgccttgtgtgtatcaaacgtcgcaacataactgggtgactataaaggttctctacagatatctccgtaggtgtccgttgagttagcatggatcaagactgggatatgtcactccatatgatagagaggtatctcgaggcccactcggtaatacaacatcacaacaagccttgcaagcaatgtgactaaatagttatccatgggattttgtattacgtaacgagtaaatagacttgccagtaactaggttcaaataggtatagagataccgatgatcgaatctcgggcaagtaacatactgatacgtctcaaacgtatctataatttttgatagtttcacgttgttatcttgtcacctttggatgttttgtttaccttttatatcttttttgggactaacttattaactcggtgccaagcgccagttcctgtttttttgtgtttttgactcttttcagatctgattttggaacggagtccaaatgaaatAATTCTTTcgcatgattttttatggaaaatatcaaaaataccggaagaaaaagataccggatgggggtcacgagggcgccacaagccttgtcgccccccccctaggtcgcgccaaccaagcttgtgggcccctcgggggcccacttgatgcaactccaccgccatacgGTCCTATAAATtcggaaacctccagaaagaaaccaagatcgggagttccgccgccgcaagttcctgtttccgcaagatctcatctggagacccttcccggtgccctaccggaggggactttggagttggagggcctcttcatcaacatcatcgcccctccaatgactcgtgattagttcacttcagacctacgggtccgtagttagtagctagatggattcttctctctcttggatcttcaatacaaagttctccatgatcttcatggagatctatccgatgtaatcctctttggtggtgtgtttgtcgagatccgatgaattgtggatttgtgatcagattatctatgatatatatttgagtctttgctgatttctaatttgcataattttatatccttgtaagtctctccgattcttgggttttgtttggccaaccaaatctatgattcttgcaatgggagaagtgcttggttttgggttcttactgtgtggtgacctttcccagtgacagtaggggcagcaaggcacacatcgtgtagttgccatcaagggtaacaaggtgggctttgtcgtcttgcttaaggcgttactcta
This genomic stretch from Hordeum vulgare subsp. vulgare chromosome 6H, MorexV3_pseudomolecules_assembly, whole genome shotgun sequence harbors:
- the LOC123402304 gene encoding uncharacterized protein LOC123402304; protein product: MDLITKGRFTPQQLTNQNNQKGMASPHHIAMELVGPKAGGSSSAVAVHHMFVVVVDGVESDIHEGTLHGSPGKVTVTSPGNLSADGLRSVVVRGGGGGAVVFTLCGDAAAEGVESASFVQCGATRVDGAREVSVSRCRSLEAEQAGKVTVERCREARLRGGGLLRATRCRRADVESFGEVRLARCKGVRADWCGSLEVQMCRAVDASRCGAVSGDRCRRVNVAGCGSVAVTHAVVKTVEEEQLQSQQTVSPQSSE